Below is a genomic region from Brassica rapa cultivar Chiifu-401-42 chromosome A08, CAAS_Brap_v3.01, whole genome shotgun sequence.
CCAGTATCCCCTTCAAGGACATAGCCTAGTCCTTGTAGTTCAAGTTGCATCTTCATCTTGAACTTCCAGAGACCAAAATCCCCCCTGCCATCGAACTTCTCCATCTCAAACTTCTTAACCGCTTCCATGGAGATATGTTCGCAGTAGCAGCACCTCAACAACAACAGTAGATCGTCAATGCCTTAGATCGCTTTACCGCAACCTGATCTTAACCTCCTGCACTTAAACCagcgctctgataccacttgtcaAGAATCAATATCGCAGATTCAGTCTTAGTTATCACTCGATTAGATTCTTTAGTTGATTGTTGATTAGCTTAGATCGGATTCTTTTGTTGCAAATAGATCAAACACACAAGATTGTTTACCCAGACTTCGTTGCCTACTGTCTGGGGAGAGATCCAAACTCTCAAGCTTTCACTAGATCATATGTGAGTATACAGATTACAAAGAGCTTACAGCGGATTCTTGTTTCAGGTTAACTTGACACTGAAGTAACCGGAGAACAAGCGCTGTATCTGAAAATGCACCACCGGCAATCAGAGTCGTGAGAGAAGATCAGGTAAGCTCCTTCACCGTCGCTTCTTCGTCTCTTCTCTCTCGCGtagctctctctctttctctgtatCTGATTTCGTGTAACAGAAAAGTCTAACAAACTTTTCTTATCTTCTCAGGTTATGAAGATGATCAATGATCCTCAAAACGATGCCGTTCTCTTTAACTGATCAAGACTCAGTTGTGTGGCTTTGCTTCACTAAGCCCCAAACCACATTAGTCAGCGGCCCACTAGAGATAGCCCAAACCGAGATAGTGATACTCGACAACTCAGCTCACATTTACATTATATAGTCATCGAGATATGAATTAAGAGGTACATTTTACTTTTACTGAAACTTAGTTGAAAAGgacaaaaagaaggaaaaaaaaaccatGGTCGAGTTAGGCTAGATCCAAAACGAACTCTTGTTCAAAATAACTTTATTTAATACTGTATTAATATTCACCTAAATcctataataaatagttataagtTATTAATAATTTTCTGATTACCACAATCTAAAACATCACTAGCATTAGTTTGACCACATAATACACAACTCGTATGTACATGTATTTCACCATCTTCATGTTTTTCATGGactgaatcatcatcatcatcgatcTTTATGGCGACATGGTGACAAGAGTCCACTGAACTCTCTCCACACGACTGGTCAACAGTGTTTGATAAATCATCATCACATAAGATTGTGACAACATGATCATCTTGAGATTTGGTTGGCATTGCACGAACAGTGCTTACAGAATCTGACTTCTTGGATGACACGGTCGATTTCTTCTTGTTCTTAAATCTTGCAGCGGATGCGAGTTCATGTACGGATTGTGATACCTTTTCGGTTAAGTTTACAATATCAATGAGCAGAGAGACGGTGGTCGTTAATGCGATCATTTGTAGAGGCTCAACATCGTTCAAGATGCCTGATTTGAGTAAAGTAGAAAGATCTTTGCAGGCAGATTGTGAGTTTAAGACATGAATATCAGAAGATGATGATTTTCTCATTTTCTTTAATGAAATTGACGCTTCTTTCATTGATTTTCCTGACTCCGAGCTCATTTTTCTTAACGGTTCTTCTAGTTTCTTTTTGATGTCCATTGGGATCtaatagaaaaagaagagaacaaATAAATGGTTAAAACGAACATATATTATGTATAATGTTCATATGAAACATTATCAATATAATAacctttttaaaaacatttacgATATATACAAACATAGAGtaagaataaatatatatataactttttaataGTACTTTAATTATTCATTTTTCCCCTCCAGAGGAGGCATCATTTCAAAATACAACAATATGAATATcaagataatatatatacagaacgaacaaaaaaaaagataatatgtaTACGTATTTGTTAGTATTTATTACTTTAGATATTAAGCTAAACGCAAAAACCTAACAAAACTATAGAAAAAATAATACCTGAAAATCTGAGTTGATGTATGAATTCAAGGCATCCATCCGGTAGGCACACTGCCTGAGTAATGCAGCGACGGCAAGGTATTGTTTCCATGGATGCCTAAATCTAAATTGGCCGTGACGCGGTTCCCATTTTGCAAAATTAGCCTAAACACAGTTTAACAATATACCATCAATACAGAATCCAATCCAAGTTATTGCAAAAAAATGGTATAACTACAAAAAGTGAAACGAGAAGTGGAAGAGAGAGTACACTACCCACCAAAGCTTCTTCATTGCTTTTTGAATTGAGAacacatttatatttttcaagattccttcttctcttctccaccTCCTTGACGTCCCCATCATCTGTCTCTTCAAAATATTCGTCCCCAAATTCTGCCAGTTTCCaactttttatttcataatcataatctcaaaaataccacaatatttatttatgtatttaaaaaagCAATACCAATCTTTTAGAAAGATCTAGGAACATTTTCAAGAAGATTTTGTAAAAGCAAATGTGATATTTTTGGTGGGGAAGTATTTTTaggtattattaatttatatacataGTGAATCATAATTAAGTTAGGGAAAGAACCTTGAAGGAAGCGGGACAGTGTATCAAAATTGGAGGCAAGAAGAGAGTGAAGGTCTTGTCCAGCCCAGACAGGGCAGATAAAGATAGAGATAAGGACGCAACTGACTCCTCCCATTATCACTGTCGATAGTCTCTTATGCGCCAAATCCAATATCTCGTCTTCTCTAAACCCCGACACTGATATCAGTGAGAACGTCAATATGAATATCAATATCCCATAATCGTATCTCGCCTTCACCCGTGGGAAGAACCTCACGAACGTCGATAACGCAGCtgcacacacatatatatataatataataccaTGCATTAGTCATGGAAACAGTGCCCATGTACAACGAAcgttcaaataaaattttatgccTTTAttcttcatatatttttataatatctaCATACATGTACAACTAAAATTGTTGAATAAATTTGTGATATCATAGGCGACTGATTCTTTTGTATATGCTCCAGATCGGACCTGCTTCATAGCATCGAGTTCGAGTTTCAATGTTCTGGACTTAATACCCGAGGTGATTATGTGCCAAAAATCCGAATCTTCTTGGTACTCTATAAAGTTATGAGTGTTATTATGGTTACCTTGCGCAAAGACAAAGATGGCGAGTAGAATAGGTTCTACTGTTGGACCGGACAAACTTGCTAGGTGATGAGCTCCAACTCCTAGTCCTCCAGCTACTAATGTTGCCACTGCTCTATTTATTCCTTTCCCAAGTGTGGCACCTATGTACACACCAAACCAATGTTAAATCTACTTACTCCGTAAATATCAGACATAAATATTAAAGGGGCTGGTTCTGATCACATGTCGGACTAACCTACAGAAAATTCAAAGACGACAACGACGGTCATGACGGCCCACATTGCATTGACACCAAAGTTATCGTAGAGAGGTTGATAATAGTAGAAGGAAGAGACCAAAGCAAGAGCAAGTCCCACTTTGAAAGAATGAACTATTCTTCTTGGGTCTTCTTTTCCTACTCTCCTCCCTTCTTTCCATATCTCTCTCACTTTTTCCATTGCACCTTTCATTTACTCACCTCTTAAGCGATTTTGAT
It encodes:
- the LOC103836391 gene encoding aluminum-activated malate transporter 2-like isoform X1, whose product is MKGAMEKVREIWKEGRRVGKEDPRRIVHSFKVGLALALVSSFYYYQPLYDNFGVNAMWAVMTVVVVFEFSVGATLGKGINRAVATLVAGGLGVGAHHLASLSGPTVEPILLAIFVFAQAALSTFVRFFPRVKARYDYGILIFILTFSLISVSGFREDEILDLAHKRLSTVIMGGVSCVLISIFICPVWAGQDLHSLLASNFDTLSRFLQEFGDEYFEETDDGDVKEVEKRRRNLEKYKCVLNSKSNEEALANFAKWEPRHGQFRFRHPWKQYLAVAALLRQCAYRMDALNSYINSDFQIPMDIKKKLEEPLRKMSSESGKSMKEASISLKKMRKSSSSDIHVLNSQSACKDLSTLLKSGILNDVEPLQMIALTTTVSLLIDIVNLTEKVSQSVHELASAARFKNKKKSTVSSKKSDSVSTVRAMPTKSQDDHVVTILCDDDLSNTVDQSCGESSVDSCHHVAIKIDDDDDSVHEKHEDGEIHVHTSCVLCGQTNASDVLDCGNQKIINNL
- the LOC103836391 gene encoding aluminum-activated malate transporter 2-like isoform X2 → MKGAMEKVREIWKEGRRVGKEDPRRIVHSFKVGLALALVSSFYYYQPLYDNFGVNAMWAVMTVVVVFEFSVGATLGKGINRAVATLVAGGLGVGAHHLASLSGPTVEPILLAIFVFAQAALSTFVRFFPRVKARYDYGILIFILTFSLISVSGFREDEILDLAHKRLSTVIMGGVSCVLISIFICPVWAGQDLHSLLASNFDTLSRFLQGSFPNLIMIHYVYKLIIPKNTSPPKISHLLLQKIKSWKLAEFGDEYFEETDDGDVKEVEKRRRNLEKYKCVLNSKSNEEALANFAKWEPRHGQFRFRHPWKQYLAVAALLRQCAYRMDALNSYINSDFQIPMDIKKKLEEPLRKMSSESGKSMKEASISLKKMRKSSSSDIHVLNSQSACKDLSTLLKSGILNDVEPLQMIALTTTVSLLIDIVNLTEKVSQSVHELASAARFKNKKKSTVSSKKSDSVSTVRAMPTKSQDDHVVTILCDDDLSNTVDQSCGESSVDSCHHVAIKIDDDDDSVHEKHEDGEIHVHTSCVLCGQTNASDVLDCGNQKIINNL